A stretch of DNA from Lysinibacillus sp. B2A1:
ACAGCGTAGTTTAGCGGTTTAAAGCGACAAATTGAATGAAAAACTAAAATATTTCGTCAAATGTAAAAGTCAGAACATTCATAATGTTGTTGACGAACCTTGATAATCACGATAATATAGCGATACGTTCACACTTTGTTTGAGTGAAGTGTGATAGATATCAGAGAAAATAGTCGGGGGGATTATTTGTGAAGGGCAATTTAAAAAAGCTTTCGTTCCTATTGTTTGGATTAGTATTGTTACTTGCTGCTTGTGGTAGCGGTGGTTCTAGTTCATCTGATTCAAAGGGAGACGAGAAAAATAATGCAAGCGAGAGCAGCAAGGAATCAGAAAAAACATATAAAATTGGGATTACTCAAATAGTGGAGCATCCATCTTTAAATGCTGCAACTGATGGCTTCAAAAAAGCAATTGATGACGCGGGCTTAAAAGTGGAATATGATCCACAAATCGCACAGGGTGATAACAGCCTAAACACAACAATAGCTAACAATCTAGTGAGCGCAAATGTAGATTTAATCTTTGCTAACTCTACACCATCTGCACAGGCTGCAGCAACTGCAACTAGCGATATTCCTATTATCTTTACTTCTGTTACAGACGCGATTGGCGCACAGTTAATCGAATCAATGGAGAAGCCTGGTAAAAATATTACAGGTACAATCGATTTACATCCTGAAACGATTTCTAAAACTGTAGCATTCTTAAAAGAGCTTGGTGCTAAAAACGTTGGTATGGTCTACAATGCTGGAGAGCAAAACTCAGTAGCACAAGTAAAAGAAGTGAAAAAAGTTATGGGCGAGCAAGGCCTAACAGTTGTTGAAGCATCTGCGGCAACTTCTGCAGAGGTAAAACAAGCAACGGAATCATTAATTGGTAAAGCAGATGCTTTCTATATTATTACTGATAATACAGTAGTTTCTGCATTAGAATCTGTCATTGATGTAGCGAATGCAAATAAATTACCACTTGTTGTAGGAGAGCTTGATTCTGTTGCTCGTGGCGGCTTAGCAGCATACGGATTTGAGTATTTCGATATTGGCTATGAGGCTGGGCAAATGGCTGTGAAAATTCTAAAAGGCGAAGCAACACCAGCTGATACACCAGCACAATACCCACAAAACTTAAAACTATTAATCAATAAAAAAGTGGCAGATGATTTAGGAATCGACATTAAGGATTCTTGGGGAGCAGAACTTTTAGAAAAGTAATGTCCAAAGTGGCATTATATTGGGGTTAAGCGGGGAGGATTGTCCCCGCTTTCTCTTCATTTTATACGATAATTTTAGGAGATGATTCGACGATGTTTACAGCATTATTTGGCTCAGTGGAGCAAGGAATCATCTATGCAATTATGGCACTTGGTGTGTACTTAACATTCCGTGTGTTAGATTTTCCGGATTTAACGGTTGATGGAAGCTTTGTAACAGGGGCGGCCACAGCAGCGACGATGATACTGCTTGGTTATCACCCAATCTTAGCGACTATAGTGGCAATTGTTGCTGGATTTATTGCAGGATGTATGACTGGAATTCTTCACACAAAAGGGAAAATTAACCCGTTATTATCGGGGATTTTAATGATGATTGCTTTATATTCTATTAACCTACGTATTATGGGGTTAACTGCAGAAAATACGATAGGTCGTCCGAATATTCCATTATTGAACTCAGAAACGTTATTTTCAAAGTTTCAGGCATTTTGGAGTAACCTAGGCATCGATGCTGCATTAAATAACCTATTAAAAGGCATGGGCATTCAGCAAGTTCCAGCAACATGGGGTACGCTAATTGTCGTTTTAATCATCACGATTTTAATTAAGTTAATTGCAGACTGGTTCTTAAAGACAGAAGTCGGACTGGCTATCCGAGCAACTGGTGATAATAAGCGAATGATTCGCAGCTTCTCAGCAAATACAGATACACTTATTATTCTAGGGCTAGGGCTTTCTAATGCACTTGTCGCATTTTCTGGAGCTTTAATCGCACAGTATTCGAA
This window harbors:
- a CDS encoding ABC transporter permease; the protein is MFTALFGSVEQGIIYAIMALGVYLTFRVLDFPDLTVDGSFVTGAATAATMILLGYHPILATIVAIVAGFIAGCMTGILHTKGKINPLLSGILMMIALYSINLRIMGLTAENTIGRPNIPLLNSETLFSKFQAFWSNLGIDAALNNLLKGMGIQQVPATWGTLIVVLIITILIKLIADWFLKTEVGLAIRATGDNKRMIRSFSANTDTLIILGLGLSNALVAFSGALIAQYSKFSDVSMGIGMIVIGLASVIIGEAIFGTKTIMRTTFAVIAGAIIYRIILALALRVDFLDSGDMKLITAIIVILALILPQFINKSKERKRKVKRAGGGKGLA
- a CDS encoding BMP family ABC transporter substrate-binding protein, which gives rise to MKGNLKKLSFLLFGLVLLLAACGSGGSSSSDSKGDEKNNASESSKESEKTYKIGITQIVEHPSLNAATDGFKKAIDDAGLKVEYDPQIAQGDNSLNTTIANNLVSANVDLIFANSTPSAQAAATATSDIPIIFTSVTDAIGAQLIESMEKPGKNITGTIDLHPETISKTVAFLKELGAKNVGMVYNAGEQNSVAQVKEVKKVMGEQGLTVVEASAATSAEVKQATESLIGKADAFYIITDNTVVSALESVIDVANANKLPLVVGELDSVARGGLAAYGFEYFDIGYEAGQMAVKILKGEATPADTPAQYPQNLKLLINKKVADDLGIDIKDSWGAELLEK